Below is a genomic region from Burkholderia pyrrocinia.
CCCGCTGCGTGATCTGAGCGGCGCTTCGAGAGATTCGGACTATTGAACGTCCGTCCGCGCCACGGCGAGGGCGGGTGCGCAGAGACAGATTTGTGGAACTTGTGACATGACACCTTTCGATACGAGCCTGGTACCCGACGGCAACATCCTGATCGGCGGCGAGTGGCGGCGCGGCCGTGGCGCGCCCTACGCCAGCATCTATCCGGCCGACCAGTCGGTGAACATGGAAGTGTCGACGGCGAACGCGGAAGACGCGGCCGAAGCCGTCGAAGCCGCCGACGCCGCATGGCGCCGCGCCGACTGGGCCGGGCTGAAGCCGCACCAGCGCGCGCAGGTGCTTTACCGCATCGCGGATCTGATCATGCAACGCCACGAAGCGCTCGCGAACCTGCAGCGTCGCGACAACGGCAAGCCGATCGGCGAGACGCGCGTGCTGGTGGCGAGCGCCGCGAATACGTTCCGCTATTTCGCGGCGTGCCTCGAAACGCTCGACGAGGAACTGACGCCTTCGCGCGGCGACTACCTGACGATGAGCGTGTACGAGCCGATCGGCGTGATCGCGGCGATTACGCCGTGGAACTCGCCGATCGCGTCCGATGCGCAGAAGCTCGCACCGGCACTCGCCGGCGGCAACGCGGTGGTGCTCAAGCCTGCCGAGGTCACGCCGCTCGTGTCGCTGGCGCTCGCGCGCATCTGCGAGGAAGCCGGCGTGCCGAAGGGCGTGCTGAGCGTGCTGCCGGGCAAGGGCTCGGTGATCGGCGACGTGCTCGTGCGCCATCCGCTGGTGAAGAAGGTTTCGTTCACGGGCGGCACCGAAGTGGGCCGCGGCATCGCGCGCATCGCGGCCGAGAAGCTGATGCCCGTGTCGCTCGAACTCGGCGGCAAGTCGCCGACGATCGTGTGCGACGACGCCGATCTCGATCATGCAGTGAACGGCGTGCTGTACGGCATTTTCAGCTCGTCGGGCGAAGCGTGCATCGCGGGTTCGCGGCTGTTCGTGCAGCGCGCGGTGTACGACGAATTCATGAAGCGCCTGGTCGCGGGCGCACGCAAGCTGCGCGTGGGCGACCCGACGCGGCTGGATACGCAGATGGGGCCGCTGATTACCGCGAAACACCGCGAATCGGTGGAGCGTTACGTCGCACTGGGCCTGGAAGAAGGCGGCCGGTTGCTGTGCGGCGGCGAGCGGCCGTCGGGCGACGGGCGCGAGAACGGCTTCTTCTATCAGCCGACGATTCTCGAAGGCTTGCCGAACAGCGCACGCATCTGCCAGGAAGAAATCTTCGGGCCCGTGCTCGTCGCGATGCCGTTCGACGACGAAGCGTCGCTGATCGCGCAGGCGAACGACAGCGTGTTCGGCCTTGCGGCCGGCATCTGGACGCGCGACTACAAGCGTGCCTGGCGCATCGCGCGCGCGCTTGAGACGGGCACCGTCTGGATCAATACGTACAAGCTGTTCTCGATCTCCACGCCGTTCTCCGGCTGGAAGGAGAGCGGGATGGGGCGCGAGAAGGGGCGTCTCGGCATCCGCGAGTACATGCAGCAGAAGAGCCTCTACTGGGGTTTGAACGACGCGCCGCTGCCGTGGGCGAACTGAGCGAAGGGGAATGACGCAATGAGCATTTTGGGAATCGAGCAGATCACGTATGGCGTCGACGATCTCGCGACCTGCCGGCGCTTTTTCGCCGACTGGGGGCTGAAGGAGGTCGCGCACGACGACATGCAAGCACGCTTCGAGACGTTGAACGGCTGCACCGTGCTGGCCGTCAAGGCTGACGATCCGGCGCTGCCGCCCGCGTTCGAGGCCGGCCCGACGCTGCGTGAAGTCACGTGGGGCGTCGCGACGCAGCAGGAACTCGACGCGCTGCGCGGCAAGCTCGCCGGCCAGCCCGGCTTTTACGCACGGAAGGATGCGCTCGGCTGCACCGACCCGAACGGGATGGCGATCCGTGTCGAGGTCACGCGCAAGCGCGAACTCGACATCACGGGCTCGCCGTCGAACGTGTGGGGCCAGACGCTGCGCGTCGACCAGCCGAGCCCGATCTATGCACGCGCGGAGCCGGTCGAGGTCGGGCATGTCGTGTTCTTCACGAACTGCCTCGACGCACAGGAAAAGTTCTATCACGAGCTGCTCGGCTTCGAGACGTCCGATCGCTACCCGGGCCGCGGCGCGTTCATGCGCTGCGCGCCGCACGGCGGTCACCACGACCTGTTCCTGCTCGCGCTGCCGAACGGCAAGCGCGGCCTGAACCACGTCGCGTTCACCGTGCGCGACATCCATGAAGTGTTCGGCGGCGGCATGCATATCGACCGCTGCGGCTGGGAAACGCAACTCGGCCCGGGCCGCCATCCCGTGTCGTCCGCGTACTTCTGGTACTTCCAGAATCCGGCCGGCGGGCTGATCGAATACTACGCGGATGAGGACGTCCTGACGCCCGAATGGACGCCGCGCGAATTCGAACCGGGCCCGACCGTGTTCGCCGAGTGGGCCGTCGACGGCGGCCTCGACGGCAACACGCGCCGGCAGAAGAACGCGAAGGCGCCGGAAGGCAAGTTCATGACGGAGCGCAAATCATGACCGAAGCGAACACACAGGCGCAGCCCGCACCCGGCACGGTCGTCGTGATCGGCGGCGGCCAGGCCGCCGGCTGGGTGCTGAAGACGTTGCGCGCGGAAGGTTACACGGGCCGCCTCGTGATGATCGCCGACGAGCCGCATCTGCCGTACGAGCGCCCGCCGCTGTCGAAGGCCGTGCTGGCCGGCGACGCCGATATCGAAACCGTGCGCGTCGTGCGTCCCGACGAATTCGACGCATTGAATGTCGAGGCGTGGCAGCCGGAACGCGCCGCAGCGATCGATCGCGCGCGCCGCGTGGTGACGACCGCCAGTGGCCGCGAGATCGAATACGACCGGCTCGTGATTGCGACCGGCGGCACGTCGCGCCGCCTGCCCGACACGATCGTGAAGACGCCGAACCTGCACTACCTGCGTACGCTCGACGAAGCGGCCGCGCTCGGCGAGAAGCTGCGTGCCAGCCAACGCGTGCTCGTGATCGGCGGCGGCTGGATCGGCCTCGAAGTCGCGGCGACCGCGCGCAAGCTCGGCGTCGAGGCGGTCGTGGTCGAAGGCGCGCCGCGGCTGTGCGGCCGATCGGTGCCGCAGATCGTGTCGGATTTCCTGCTCGACCTGCATCGCTCGAACGGCGTCGACGTGCGTCTGGGGGCGGCGCTCGCATCGCTCGACGCGCAGCCGGACGACGTATCGAAGGTACGCGCGACGCTCGCCGACGGCACGACGATCGACGCCGATTTCGCGGTGGCCGGCATCGGCCTCGCGCTGAACGCATCGCTTGCGAACGATGCGGGGCTGGCCGTCGACGACGGCATCGTCGTCGACGAATTCGGCGCGACGAGCGACCCGGCGATCTTCGCGTGCGGCGACGTCGCGAACCATCACAACGGCTGGCTGAAGCGGCGCGTGCGGCTCGAATCGTGGGCCAACGCGCAGAACCAGGCGATCGCGGCTGCGAAGGCCGTACTCGGCGTGCGTGCGCCGTACGCGGAGATTCCGTGGTTCTGGTCCGATCAGTACGACGTGAACCTGCAGATCCTCGGCGATCTGCCGGCCGATGCGCAGCTCGTCGTGCGCGGCGAACTCGCCGCGCGCCGCGCGACGCTGTTTTTCGTTGGCGACGGGCATGTGAGAGGTGTCATCGCCGTGAACAACGCACGCGAGCTGAAGCTCGCGCGCAAGTGGATGAACCAGGGCCGGGCAGTGGATACGGAAGCCCTGGCAGACACGACCAAAGCGCTTGCCTGACCAGCGAAAGATCCAGGAGACACCCCGCATGAGCACTTTCGACAACGTCGTGGCCGGTCGCGCCACGATGGAAGCTGCCGCTTCCACGCCCGGCGCGATCATCGCGCGGCTCGAGCGGCTTCCGGGCAACGCGATGCAGATCCGCGCGCGCGTGCTGATCGGCACCGCGACGTTCTTCGACGGCTTCGACGTGATCACGATCGCGGCGACGCTGCCGCTGCTGATTCACAAATGGGGGCTGTCGCCGACGCAGGTCGGCATGCTGATCGCGTCCGGCGCGATCGGCCAGCTGATCGGCGCATTCCTGTTTCCCGCGCTGGCCGAGAAGCACGGCCGCGTGAAGGCGATCGCGTGGAGCTCGGCCGTGATCGGCGTCACGAGCATCGCATGCGGCTTCGCGCCGACTTTCGAGGTGTTCGTGCTGCTGCGGATCCTGCAGGGGCTCGGGCTCGGCGGTGAGCTGCCGGTCGCCGCGACATACATCAACGAGATCACGCGCGCGCATGGCCGCGGCCGCTTCGTGCTGCTGTACGAGATCGTGTTCCCGATCGGCCTGCTCGTGTCGATGGCGCTCGGTGCGTGGCTGGTGCCGCGGTTCGGCTGGGAGATCATGTACTTCGTCGGCGGGCTGCCGCTGATCCTGTCGTTCGTGCTCACGCGCCTCGTGCCGGAATCGCCGCGCTGGCTCGCATCGCGCGGACGGCTCGCGGAAGCCGGGCGCGCGGTCGGCGTGTTCGAAGCGTCGGTGCGCGGCGAGCTGCCGCCGGTTACGCAGGCGGCCGCGTTCGACGAGATGGTGCGCCAGCATCCGAAGCGCAAGATGAGCGACCTGTTCAGCGCCGCGTATCGCAAGCGCACGCTCGCGGTGGCGACACTGTGGGCGACCTGCGGTTTCATCCAGTACGGGCTGTCGACGTGGCTGCCGACGATCTACAAGAACTTCTATCACGCGCCGCTGCAGCTCGCGCTGAACCTCGCGGTGATCGGTTCGGTGATGGGCGTGTTCGGGTCGCTGGCGTCGGCGCTGCTCGTCGACAAGCTCGGCCGGAAGCCGGTGATCGTGTGGTCGTTCGTGCTGTGCGCGCTGTCGCTGGCGTTCGCCGGCATCTGTCACGCATCGTCGGTGTATGTCGTCGCGGTCTTCTGCTCGCTGTCGCTCGGGTTGATGGCATCGGGGTTCATTACCGCGTACGTCTACACGCCGGAACAGTATCCGACCAGCATCCGCGCGTCGGGCTGCGGGCTCGGCAGCGCATGGCTGAAGATCGCGTCGTTCGTCGCGCCGATGGTCGTGCCGCACGCGATCATCGGCGGGAACCTCGCGCCGGCGTTTTACCTGATCGGCGTCGTGCCGCTGATCGCGGCGGTGACCGTGCACTTCGTCGGGATCGAGACGAAGGGGAAGGTGCTCGAGGCGCTTGAAGCGTAAGCGCGGCCGGCGGTGACGGATGAGGTGAAAAGAGTGGCCCGGGCAATGTCCGGGCCATTTTGTTTGGGGCGATCCGGTTGCGTCGTCGGGCAGTGCGGACGCATGCAATTGTTGGCGTATGGCTTGCATGGTCTAATTCACGATCCCGTGTTTCGTCCGACCGTCGCCATGCCCCTGTTCGAACCTGTCACGCTGAATACATCCCGCCTCGTCCTGCGGCCGTTGCGCGACGCAGACGCGCAGGCCTTCTTCGAGATCTGGTCGGATGCGGAAGCGATGCGCTATTTCTCGTTTGAGCCGATGACGCACATCGAGCAGGCAGCGGAGCGCGTCGCGCGCAACCTGAAGACATCCGCCAGCGGACAGGATTTCGTGTGCGTACTCGAATCGCGGGAATCCGGCGAAGCGCTGGGCGAATGCGTGCTGTTCCATGCGCACGAGCAGTGCCGCCGTGCCGAGATCGGCTTCAGCCTGCAGCGCAAGTACTGGAGCGGCGGATACATGCGCGAAGCGGCGTCGGCCGTGATCGATCATGCGTTCGGCACGCTACGCCTGAACCGGCTCGAGGCCGATATCGATCCGCGCAATGTTGCGTCGGCGCGGCTGCTCGAACGGCTGGGCTTCGCGCGGGAAGGGCTGCTGCGCGAACGCTGGATCGTCGGCGACGAAGTGTCTGACAGCGCGTTGTACGGATTGCTGGCGAGCGATCGCCGCGCGTGATGCGGCCGGGGCGGATCACTTCGCGGCAGGAACGATCGCGAACGCGTCCGCTTCAACCGGCCCATCCGGGCGGAACAACGAAGCGACGCCGACGAGGGCGCTCGCGGGCGGGCAGGCGGTGCGGAACGCGGGCGCGCAGTTTTCGTGAGGGTGGGGTGACTTGCCGGATTCACGGGTCGAACGTACTCTTTGTCGACACACGATCCACCAGCGGGTTCTCGATCATGCAAACCCATCCTCTGCGTCTGTCCCCCGGCGACGATCTGCGCGGATCCATCGAGGAAGCGTTGCGTCAGCACGGCGCGCACGCGGCGTTCGTGATCCAGGGCATCGGCAGCCTGAGCGTCGCGCAGTTGCGTTTTGCCGGCGCCGACCTGCCGACCGAACTGCGCGGCGACCTCGAAATCCTGACGCTGGCCGGCTCGGTCTCGCCGGACGGCGCACACCTGCACATGTCCGTATCCGACGCGGGCGGCCGCGTGTCGGGCGGCCATGTGGCGAGCGGTTGCGTGGTGCGCACGACCGCCGAGATCCTGCTCGCGCTGCTCCCCGCGCATCGTTTCTCTCGCGAACCTGACGCGGGTACCGGCTTCAACGAACTGGTGATCCGTCGCGAGCCGGGCGGCGATGCCGTGTGAGTGTCGCGAAGCGGCGCTGATGAGAGCCGCATAAAAAAATGGCGCCGCAGGCATTCAGCCTGCGGCGCCATTGCGTGGCGCTGCGGCGGCAACAACCCGCCGCAGTCCGGCAGCGTGCTTACAGCTGCACGGTGTCGGCCACTTCCTTGAAGTCTTCGATCTGGTCGAAGTTCATGTACTTGTAGATCTTGTCGCCGTTGGCGCTGAGCACGCCCATGTCGGCCATGTACTCGTCCTTGGTCGGGATCTTGCCCAGACGCGAGCAGATTGCCGCCAGTTCCGCCGAGCCGAGGTACACGTTCGTGTTCTTGCCGAGACGGTTCGGGAAGTTGCGGGTCGACGTCGACATGACCGTCGCGCCTTCGCGCACCTGTGCCTGGTTACCCATGCACAGCGAGCAGCCCGGCATTTCCGTACGCGCACCGGCCGTGCCGAACACGCCGTAGTGACCTTCTTCGGTCAACTGCTTCTGGTCCATCTTGGTCGGCGGGGCGACCCACAGCTTGACCGGGATGTCGCGCTTGCCTTCCAGCAGCTTCGACGCCGCACGGAAGTGGCCGATGTTGGTCATGCACGAGCCGATGAACACTTCGTCGATCTTCGCACCAGCCACGTCGGACAGCGTCTTCACGTCGTCCGGGTCGTTCGGGCACGCGACGATCGGCTCGTGGATGTCGGCGAGGTCGATCTCGATGACGGCCGCGTAGTCGGCGTCGGCATCCGGCGACAGCAGTTGCGGGTCGGCCAGCCATTGCTCCATCGCCGCGATGCGGCGCTGCAGGCTGCGCGGATCCTGGTAGCCCTGCGCGATCATCCACTTCAGCAGCGTGACGTTGCTGTTCAGGTATTCGATGATCGGTTCCTTGTTCAGGTGCACCGTGCAACCGGCGGCCGAACGCTCGGCGGACGCATCCGACAGCTCGAACGCTTGCTCGACCTTCAGGTCGGGCAGGCCTTCGATTTCGAGAATGCGGCCCGAGAAGATGTTCTTCTTGCCTTGCTTCGCGACCGTCAGCATGCCTTGCTTGATCGCGTACAGCGGAATCGCGTTGACGAGGTCGCGCAGCGTGACGCCCGGCTGCATCTTGCCCTTGAAGCGGACCAGCACCGATTCCGGCATGTCCAGCGGCATCGTGCCGGTGGCGGCCGCGAATGCGACCAGGCCCGAGCCTGCCGGGAAGCTGATGCCGATCGGGAAGCGCGTATGCGAATCGCCGCCGGTGCCGACGGTGTCGGGCAGCAGCATGCGGTTCAGCCACGAGTGGATCACGCCGTCGCCCGGACGCAGAGCGATACCGCCGCGCGTGCTGATGAAGTTCGGCAGCGTCTGGTGCGTCTTCACGTCGACCGGCTTCGGATAAGCGGCGGTGTGGCAGAACGACTGCATCACGAGGTCGGCCGAGAAGCCGAGGCACGCGAGATCCTTCAGTTCGTCGCGGGTCATCGGGCCCGTGGTGTCCTGCGAGCCGACCGAGGTCATCTTCGGTTCGCAGTACGTGCCCGGGCGGACGCCCTGGCCTTCCGGCAGACCGCATGCGCGGCCGACCATCTTCTGCGCGAGCGAGAAGCCCTTGCCGCTGTCGGCCGGCTGGTGCGGCAGGCGGAACAGCGTCGACGGCGCGAGGCCCAGCGCTTCGCGTGCCTTCGCGGTCAGGCCGCGGCCGATGATCAGCGGAATGCGGCCGCCGGCGCGCACTTCGTCGAACAGCACGTCGGACTTGACCTGGAATTCGGCGATCACTTCGCCGTTCTTCAGCGCCTTGCCGTCATACGGGCGCAGTTCGACCACGTCGCCCATTTCCATCTGCGACACGTCGAGTTCGATCGGCAGTGCGCCTGCGTCTTCCATCGTGTTGTAGAAGATCGGCGCGATCTTGCCGCCGAGGCACACGCCGCCGAAGCGCTTGTTCGGCACGAACGGGATGTCTTCGCCGGTGAACCACAGCACCGAGTTGGTAGCCGACTTGCGCGAGGAGCCGGTGCCGACCACGTCGCCCACGTACGCGACCAGGTGGCCCTTTTCCTTCAGCGATTCGATGAACTTGACCGGGCCGCGCTTGCCGTCTTCTTCCGGCGTGATGCCCGGGCGCGCGTTCTTCAGCATCGCCAGCGCGTGCATCGGGATGTCCGGGCGGGTGGTGGCGTCCGGCGCCGGCGACAGGTCGTCGGTGTTGGTTTCGCCCGTCACCTTGAAGACGGTGACGGTCAGGCTTTGCGGCACTTCCGGACGGCTGGTGAACCATTCGGCGTCGGCCCAGCTTTGCAGCACGGCCTTCGCGTGCGTGTTGCCCTTGTCGGCGAGTTCCTTCACGTCATGGAACTGGTCGAACATCAGCAGGGTTTTCTTCAGCGCGTCGGCGGCGACGGCCGCGACTGCGTCGTCGGACAGCAGTTCGATCAGCGGCTGGATGTTGTAGCCGCCCAGCATCGTGCCGAGCAGTTCGGTGGCGCGCTCGCGCGAGATCAGCGGGCAGGCGGTCTCGCCCTTGGCCACGGCGGCCAGGAAGCCGGCTTTCACGCGGGCGGCTTCGTCGACGCCGGCGGGCACGCGGTAGGTGATCAGTTCGACCAGCGTCTGCTCTTCGCCGGCGGGCGGGTTCGTCAGCAATTCCACCAGTTCGGCGGTTTGCTGAGCCGTCAGCGGCAGGGGAGGAATACCGAGCGCGGCGCGGGCGGCCACGTGAGCACGAAAGTTTTCAAGCATGGGGAGACCTGCTGATATGGCGTTTGAGGGGAAGGCCTTTCCGGCACTCCGAGGCTGTTCCAGGCACTGCTTTGAGCGGGATTCTAATCTCAATGCTCTGGAACGTCAAATGTCTTATGTCTTATATAAGAGTTGCGGCGCAAGACGCGGGGGAGCGTGGTCGCACGGGGGCGTTGGCCTTTCCAGGCGTGCGCCGGCGGTTGGCCTGAGCGCCTTTGCGGGCAGGGTATTCCGCGTGGTTCTTGCGGTTGTCGGCTGGGAGCGAGGCGATTTGGGGCGGGTTGCCCGGCTGCGGTTTGGGGTCGTCGGCGGACGGTGGATCGACCCTGTCGGGGCTGGCTTTCGTGATGTGGAACAGAGGCGGACCGTGCGAGGCCGCGCCGGACGACGGCATGTGCCCGGCCAAGGAAGCCCTTGGTCTCGATT
It encodes:
- the acnB gene encoding bifunctional aconitate hydratase 2/2-methylisocitrate dehydratase, which gives rise to MLENFRAHVAARAALGIPPLPLTAQQTAELVELLTNPPAGEEQTLVELITYRVPAGVDEAARVKAGFLAAVAKGETACPLISRERATELLGTMLGGYNIQPLIELLSDDAVAAVAADALKKTLLMFDQFHDVKELADKGNTHAKAVLQSWADAEWFTSRPEVPQSLTVTVFKVTGETNTDDLSPAPDATTRPDIPMHALAMLKNARPGITPEEDGKRGPVKFIESLKEKGHLVAYVGDVVGTGSSRKSATNSVLWFTGEDIPFVPNKRFGGVCLGGKIAPIFYNTMEDAGALPIELDVSQMEMGDVVELRPYDGKALKNGEVIAEFQVKSDVLFDEVRAGGRIPLIIGRGLTAKAREALGLAPSTLFRLPHQPADSGKGFSLAQKMVGRACGLPEGQGVRPGTYCEPKMTSVGSQDTTGPMTRDELKDLACLGFSADLVMQSFCHTAAYPKPVDVKTHQTLPNFISTRGGIALRPGDGVIHSWLNRMLLPDTVGTGGDSHTRFPIGISFPAGSGLVAFAAATGTMPLDMPESVLVRFKGKMQPGVTLRDLVNAIPLYAIKQGMLTVAKQGKKNIFSGRILEIEGLPDLKVEQAFELSDASAERSAAGCTVHLNKEPIIEYLNSNVTLLKWMIAQGYQDPRSLQRRIAAMEQWLADPQLLSPDADADYAAVIEIDLADIHEPIVACPNDPDDVKTLSDVAGAKIDEVFIGSCMTNIGHFRAASKLLEGKRDIPVKLWVAPPTKMDQKQLTEEGHYGVFGTAGARTEMPGCSLCMGNQAQVREGATVMSTSTRNFPNRLGKNTNVYLGSAELAAICSRLGKIPTKDEYMADMGVLSANGDKIYKYMNFDQIEDFKEVADTVQL
- a CDS encoding aldehyde dehydrogenase, with product MTPFDTSLVPDGNILIGGEWRRGRGAPYASIYPADQSVNMEVSTANAEDAAEAVEAADAAWRRADWAGLKPHQRAQVLYRIADLIMQRHEALANLQRRDNGKPIGETRVLVASAANTFRYFAACLETLDEELTPSRGDYLTMSVYEPIGVIAAITPWNSPIASDAQKLAPALAGGNAVVLKPAEVTPLVSLALARICEEAGVPKGVLSVLPGKGSVIGDVLVRHPLVKKVSFTGGTEVGRGIARIAAEKLMPVSLELGGKSPTIVCDDADLDHAVNGVLYGIFSSSGEACIAGSRLFVQRAVYDEFMKRLVAGARKLRVGDPTRLDTQMGPLITAKHRESVERYVALGLEEGGRLLCGGERPSGDGRENGFFYQPTILEGLPNSARICQEEIFGPVLVAMPFDDEASLIAQANDSVFGLAAGIWTRDYKRAWRIARALETGTVWINTYKLFSISTPFSGWKESGMGREKGRLGIREYMQQKSLYWGLNDAPLPWAN
- a CDS encoding VOC family protein, giving the protein MSILGIEQITYGVDDLATCRRFFADWGLKEVAHDDMQARFETLNGCTVLAVKADDPALPPAFEAGPTLREVTWGVATQQELDALRGKLAGQPGFYARKDALGCTDPNGMAIRVEVTRKRELDITGSPSNVWGQTLRVDQPSPIYARAEPVEVGHVVFFTNCLDAQEKFYHELLGFETSDRYPGRGAFMRCAPHGGHHDLFLLALPNGKRGLNHVAFTVRDIHEVFGGGMHIDRCGWETQLGPGRHPVSSAYFWYFQNPAGGLIEYYADEDVLTPEWTPREFEPGPTVFAEWAVDGGLDGNTRRQKNAKAPEGKFMTERKS
- a CDS encoding MFS transporter, with amino-acid sequence MSTFDNVVAGRATMEAAASTPGAIIARLERLPGNAMQIRARVLIGTATFFDGFDVITIAATLPLLIHKWGLSPTQVGMLIASGAIGQLIGAFLFPALAEKHGRVKAIAWSSAVIGVTSIACGFAPTFEVFVLLRILQGLGLGGELPVAATYINEITRAHGRGRFVLLYEIVFPIGLLVSMALGAWLVPRFGWEIMYFVGGLPLILSFVLTRLVPESPRWLASRGRLAEAGRAVGVFEASVRGELPPVTQAAAFDEMVRQHPKRKMSDLFSAAYRKRTLAVATLWATCGFIQYGLSTWLPTIYKNFYHAPLQLALNLAVIGSVMGVFGSLASALLVDKLGRKPVIVWSFVLCALSLAFAGICHASSVYVVAVFCSLSLGLMASGFITAYVYTPEQYPTSIRASGCGLGSAWLKIASFVAPMVVPHAIIGGNLAPAFYLIGVVPLIAAVTVHFVGIETKGKVLEALEA
- a CDS encoding NAD(P)/FAD-dependent oxidoreductase, yielding MTEANTQAQPAPGTVVVIGGGQAAGWVLKTLRAEGYTGRLVMIADEPHLPYERPPLSKAVLAGDADIETVRVVRPDEFDALNVEAWQPERAAAIDRARRVVTTASGREIEYDRLVIATGGTSRRLPDTIVKTPNLHYLRTLDEAAALGEKLRASQRVLVIGGGWIGLEVAATARKLGVEAVVVEGAPRLCGRSVPQIVSDFLLDLHRSNGVDVRLGAALASLDAQPDDVSKVRATLADGTTIDADFAVAGIGLALNASLANDAGLAVDDGIVVDEFGATSDPAIFACGDVANHHNGWLKRRVRLESWANAQNQAIAAAKAVLGVRAPYAEIPWFWSDQYDVNLQILGDLPADAQLVVRGELAARRATLFFVGDGHVRGVIAVNNARELKLARKWMNQGRAVDTEALADTTKALA
- a CDS encoding PPC domain-containing DNA-binding protein encodes the protein MQTHPLRLSPGDDLRGSIEEALRQHGAHAAFVIQGIGSLSVAQLRFAGADLPTELRGDLEILTLAGSVSPDGAHLHMSVSDAGGRVSGGHVASGCVVRTTAEILLALLPAHRFSREPDAGTGFNELVIRREPGGDAV
- a CDS encoding GNAT family N-acetyltransferase, whose amino-acid sequence is MPLFEPVTLNTSRLVLRPLRDADAQAFFEIWSDAEAMRYFSFEPMTHIEQAAERVARNLKTSASGQDFVCVLESRESGEALGECVLFHAHEQCRRAEIGFSLQRKYWSGGYMREAASAVIDHAFGTLRLNRLEADIDPRNVASARLLERLGFAREGLLRERWIVGDEVSDSALYGLLASDRRA